Proteins encoded in a region of the Saccharothrix ecbatanensis genome:
- a CDS encoding class I SAM-dependent methyltransferase, translating to MTTCRVCTGPLRELADFGRQPLSQAFVRPEDLATEFFYQLVVGRCADCAMVQLMQEIPPDKMVHEGYPYHPANSTVMRKHFQDTATRWLETTLTGPDPFAIEIGCNDGVTLRTLGEAGVRHLAVDPSGVTGVPVHRAFFNSESAAEIRAEHGPADIVYAANTICAQPDVASIFAGLEVLLAPDGLFVFEDPYLGEMLARTGFDQIYDEHFYYFTAQSVQAMADSFGMRLVDVERLPVHGGQIRYSIARRGSRLPSVAVKELLAEEEAAGLADDTTFAQFVSQIDATKDALLNLLTDLGDKGHSIVGYGATAKSATTANYFGIGPDLVPFVCDSTPSKQGTLTPGMHIPVRPPAEFADPYPDYALLFAWNHADEIMAKEKAFRDAGGKWILYVPEVRIV from the coding sequence ATGACGACGTGCCGGGTGTGCACGGGGCCCTTGCGGGAGCTGGCCGATTTCGGGCGCCAGCCGCTGTCCCAGGCGTTCGTGCGTCCGGAGGACCTGGCGACGGAGTTCTTCTACCAGCTGGTGGTCGGCAGATGTGCCGACTGCGCCATGGTCCAGCTGATGCAGGAGATCCCACCGGACAAGATGGTCCACGAGGGTTATCCGTATCACCCCGCGAACTCGACTGTGATGCGCAAGCACTTCCAGGACACGGCGACCCGGTGGCTGGAGACGACGCTGACCGGGCCGGATCCCTTCGCCATCGAAATCGGCTGCAACGACGGCGTGACACTGCGAACCCTGGGCGAAGCCGGCGTGCGCCACCTGGCCGTGGATCCCTCCGGCGTCACCGGAGTCCCTGTGCACAGGGCGTTCTTCAACTCGGAATCGGCGGCCGAGATCCGCGCCGAGCACGGACCGGCCGACATCGTCTACGCGGCCAACACGATCTGCGCCCAACCCGACGTCGCCTCGATCTTCGCGGGCCTGGAGGTCCTGCTCGCGCCCGACGGCCTGTTCGTGTTCGAAGACCCCTACCTCGGCGAGATGCTCGCCCGGACGGGCTTCGACCAGATCTACGACGAACACTTCTACTACTTCACCGCCCAGTCCGTCCAAGCGATGGCGGACAGCTTCGGCATGCGACTGGTCGACGTGGAACGCCTCCCGGTGCACGGCGGCCAGATCCGTTACTCCATCGCCCGACGCGGCAGCCGCCTCCCCTCCGTGGCGGTGAAGGAGCTACTCGCCGAGGAAGAGGCCGCCGGACTCGCCGACGACACGACCTTCGCGCAATTCGTGTCCCAGATCGACGCGACCAAGGACGCGTTGCTGAACCTGCTGACAGACCTCGGCGACAAGGGACACAGCATCGTCGGCTACGGAGCGACAGCCAAAAGCGCGACCACAGCCAACTACTTCGGCATAGGCCCGGACCTGGTCCCCTTCGTCTGCGATTCCACGCCGTCCAAGCAGGGCACACTGACACCGGGCATGCACATCCCGGTCCGCCCGCCGGCGGAGTTCGCGGACCCCTACCCGGACTACGCCCTGCTGTTCGCCTGGAACCACGCCGACGAGATCATGGCGAAGGAGAAGGCGTTCAGGGACGCGGGAGGCAAGTGGATCTTGTACGTGCCGGAAGTGCGCATAGTCTGA